Proteins encoded together in one Bacteroides zoogleoformans window:
- a CDS encoding cation:proton antiporter yields MDWFDFSLKLPITDPTWIFLLVLLIILFAPMLLSRLRIPHIIGMILAGLVIGEHGFNILVRDSSFELFGKVGLYYIMFLAGLEMNMGDFKQNRGKALMLGLLAFVIPIGIGLVTNIALLKYGVLTSVLLASMYASHTLVAYPIVIRYGVSRHRSVSIAVGGTAVTDTLTLLVLAVVGGLFKGESGGLFWIWLVVKVIFLGALIIYFFPRIGRWFFHRYDDNVMQFIFVLAMVFLGAGLMEFVGMEGILGAFLAGLVLNRLIPHVSPLMNHLEFVGNALFIPYFLIGVGMLIDVHVIFGHGDALKVAGVMIAVALAGKWIACWLTQKIYKMGAIERELMYGLSNAQAAATLAAVLVGYNIVLPGGGRLLNDDVLNGTVLLILVSCIVSSFITERAARRIAMDEAHLEEHRSVEQERILIPVGNPDSIEDLINLSLVIRDPKQKDNLLALSVINDDSSSGSAELRGKRCLERAAMIAASVNVPLKQISRYDLNIASGIIHTAKEHKATDVIIGLHRKINIVDSFFGMLTENLLKGLHREVMVSKFLIPINTIRRVIVAVPPKAEYEAGFHKWVEHFCRLGGTLGCRVHFYANEETTVRLQGLVKKKYGHTLTDFSRLDEWDDLLLLTGQVNYDHLLVIISARRGSISYDSSFEKLPAQIGKYFANNSLIVLYPDQLGEPQDSVSFSNPRGNNESQHYEKVGSWFYKWFKSSSQ; encoded by the coding sequence ATGGATTGGTTTGACTTTAGCCTGAAACTCCCGATTACCGACCCTACATGGATATTTCTCCTTGTACTCCTTATCATCTTGTTTGCACCTATGCTGCTGAGCAGGCTTCGCATTCCTCATATCATAGGCATGATACTGGCAGGTCTTGTCATTGGCGAGCATGGTTTCAACATCCTTGTGCGCGACAGCAGTTTCGAGCTCTTCGGCAAGGTGGGGTTGTATTATATCATGTTTCTGGCCGGTCTGGAAATGAATATGGGCGACTTCAAGCAGAATCGTGGAAAGGCGCTGATGCTGGGATTGCTGGCTTTTGTCATCCCGATAGGCATCGGCTTGGTGACCAACATTGCGTTGCTGAAGTACGGGGTGCTCACTTCCGTCTTATTGGCAAGTATGTATGCCTCTCACACGTTGGTTGCCTACCCGATTGTCATCCGCTATGGCGTGTCGCGGCATCGCAGCGTGAGCATTGCCGTGGGCGGCACTGCGGTGACCGATACACTTACTTTGCTGGTACTGGCAGTGGTGGGCGGCCTGTTCAAAGGCGAGTCGGGCGGTTTGTTTTGGATATGGCTGGTGGTTAAGGTCATCTTTCTGGGTGCTTTGATCATCTATTTCTTTCCGCGCATCGGTCGCTGGTTTTTCCACAGATACGATGACAATGTGATGCAATTCATCTTTGTGCTTGCCATGGTATTTCTTGGTGCCGGGCTGATGGAGTTTGTCGGCATGGAGGGCATATTGGGCGCTTTTCTCGCCGGTTTGGTACTGAATCGCTTGATTCCACATGTCTCTCCGTTGATGAATCACCTGGAGTTTGTGGGCAATGCGCTTTTCATTCCCTATTTCCTGATAGGAGTGGGAATGTTGATTGATGTGCACGTTATCTTCGGTCATGGTGATGCGCTGAAGGTAGCCGGAGTGATGATTGCGGTGGCGTTGGCCGGAAAATGGATTGCTTGCTGGCTGACGCAGAAAATATATAAGATGGGTGCCATTGAACGGGAACTGATGTATGGTTTGAGTAATGCGCAGGCGGCGGCAACACTGGCGGCCGTGCTGGTGGGCTATAACATCGTTCTGCCGGGCGGAGGGCGTTTGCTGAACGACGATGTGCTGAATGGTACCGTACTGCTGATTCTGGTAAGCTGCATCGTCAGTTCGTTCATCACGGAGCGTGCGGCGCGCAGGATAGCGATGGATGAAGCGCATTTGGAAGAACATCGCTCCGTGGAGCAGGAGAGGATTCTGATACCCGTAGGCAATCCGGACAGCATTGAGGATCTGATTAATCTTTCTTTGGTGATACGCGACCCGAAACAGAAAGACAACCTGCTGGCTTTGAGTGTGATTAATGATGACAGCAGTTCGGGAAGCGCCGAGCTTCGCGGGAAACGTTGTCTGGAGCGTGCAGCCATGATTGCCGCGTCGGTGAACGTTCCATTGAAGCAGATAAGCCGTTATGACCTGAATATCGCTTCGGGTATTATTCATACGGCTAAAGAGCATAAAGCGACGGATGTCATCATAGGTTTGCACCGCAAGATAAATATCGTGGACTCCTTCTTCGGAATGCTTACGGAGAATCTGCTGAAAGGTTTGCATCGCGAGGTGATGGTTTCTAAGTTTCTGATACCTATCAATACGATAAGGCGGGTGATTGTGGCCGTACCGCCGAAAGCGGAATACGAGGCCGGCTTCCACAAATGGGTGGAACATTTCTGCCGGCTGGGCGGCACGTTGGGTTGCAGGGTGCATTTCTATGCCAACGAAGAGACAACGGTTCGTTTGCAAGGATTGGTGAAAAAGAAATATGGCCATACGTTGACAGATTTCTCCCGTCTGGATGAGTGGGACGATTTGTTGCTGCTGACCGGCCAGGTGAACTATGATCATCTGTTGGTGATTATTAGTGCCCGACGCGGCTCTATCTCATACGACAGCTCGTTTGAGAAACTGCCGGCGCAGATTGGGAAGTACTTTGCAAACAATAGTTTAATCGTGTTGTACCCCGACCAACTGGGCGAGCCTCAAGATTCTGTCTCTTTCTCCAATCCGCGAGGGAACAACGAGTCGCAGCATTATGAAAAAGTGGGTAGTTGGTTCTATAAATGGTTTAAGTCTTCTTCTCAATAG
- a CDS encoding aspartate-semialdehyde dehydrogenase, which produces MKVAIVGASGAVGQEFLRVLDERNFPLDELVLFGSKRSAGTKYTFRGKQIEVKLLQHNDDFKGVDIAFTSAGAGTSKEFAETITKHGAVMIDNSSAFRMDADIPLVVPEVNAADAKDRPRGIIANPNCTTIQMVVALKAIEQLSHIKTVHVSTYQAASGAGAAAMDELYEQYRQVLAGEPVTVEKFAYQLAFNLIPQIDVFMENGYTKEEMKMFNETRKIMHSDVKVSATCVRVPALRSHSESIWVETERPISVEEAREAFAKGDGLVLMDNPEKKEYPMPLFLAGKDPVYVGRIRKDLSNENGLTFWIVGDQIKKGAALNAVQIAEYLIKEKAL; this is translated from the coding sequence ATGAAAGTAGCTATTGTTGGAGCAAGCGGAGCCGTGGGACAGGAGTTCCTGCGAGTGCTCGATGAAAGGAATTTCCCGTTGGACGAGTTAGTACTGTTCGGTTCTAAACGCAGTGCCGGAACCAAATACACGTTCCGCGGTAAACAGATCGAGGTTAAACTCTTGCAACACAACGATGACTTTAAAGGGGTTGATATCGCTTTCACTTCCGCAGGCGCAGGCACCTCTAAAGAGTTTGCCGAAACCATTACCAAGCATGGAGCCGTAATGATTGACAATTCAAGTGCGTTCCGCATGGATGCCGACATCCCATTGGTAGTGCCGGAAGTAAACGCCGCCGATGCAAAAGACCGTCCGCGAGGCATCATCGCCAACCCTAACTGCACTACCATCCAGATGGTGGTGGCGCTGAAGGCCATCGAACAGCTATCGCATATAAAAACGGTACACGTCTCTACTTATCAGGCGGCGAGTGGTGCAGGTGCCGCCGCCATGGACGAGTTGTACGAGCAATACCGTCAGGTATTGGCCGGCGAACCTGTGACGGTAGAGAAGTTTGCCTACCAGTTGGCCTTCAACCTCATCCCGCAGATTGACGTGTTCATGGAGAACGGCTACACGAAGGAGGAAATGAAGATGTTTAACGAAACGCGCAAGATTATGCACTCCGACGTTAAGGTCAGCGCCACTTGCGTACGTGTTCCCGCACTTCGTTCCCACTCCGAGAGCATCTGGGTGGAAACCGAGCGTCCTATTTCGGTAGAAGAGGCGCGCGAAGCGTTTGCCAAAGGCGACGGACTGGTGCTGATGGATAATCCGGAAAAGAAGGAGTATCCGATGCCGTTGTTCCTTGCAGGCAAAGACCCGGTATACGTGGGTCGCATCCGCAAAGACCTCAGCAATGAAAACGGACTGACGTTCTGGATTGTGGGCGACCAAATCAAAAAGGGCGCCGCACTGAATGCGGTGCAGATTGCCGAATATCTGATTAAAGAGAAAGCACTGTAA
- a CDS encoding vWA domain-containing protein: protein MAKNEKQWSSATPGLLIILLDQSGSMMNAYEGTTRTKFATLAVNKVIDNIIQKNFDGDAPKNRCFISVIGYNHDVKELCSGWLKDLDASPLRYETLKKKTPDGTGGIVEVEVKQPVWVEPIDKNGATNMLGAFQIAKELVEKWMSDNLDGPAPVIINISDGVPYYDRKDPSDCMKETVILANEIMSLSNSDGNVLIFNAQIDDANGKVVFPSNRAEVSQEEAQFLYDITSEVPESYKAAAAKNELPTKEGSRGCIFGADGVQLIQLIDFGSSKGQNDDKR from the coding sequence ATGGCAAAAAATGAAAAACAATGGAGTTCTGCCACTCCGGGACTCCTTATTATCCTATTAGACCAGTCAGGCTCTATGATGAATGCTTACGAAGGTACTACACGCACTAAATTTGCGACACTCGCCGTCAACAAAGTAATTGACAATATTATTCAAAAAAACTTTGATGGAGATGCACCGAAGAATCGTTGTTTTATCTCCGTTATCGGTTACAATCATGATGTAAAAGAATTATGTTCAGGATGGTTGAAAGACTTAGACGCTTCTCCACTACGTTACGAGACTCTAAAGAAAAAGACTCCTGACGGTACAGGTGGGATTGTTGAGGTTGAAGTCAAGCAGCCTGTCTGGGTTGAACCTATTGATAAAAATGGTGCCACCAACATGCTTGGCGCATTTCAAATAGCAAAAGAGCTTGTAGAAAAATGGATGTCTGATAACCTAGATGGTCCGGCACCTGTAATAATAAATATCTCAGATGGAGTTCCATATTATGATAGGAAAGATCCGAGCGACTGTATGAAAGAAACGGTTATATTAGCTAATGAGATTATGTCTCTTTCCAATAGCGATGGGAATGTTTTGATTTTCAATGCACAGATAGATGATGCTAATGGGAAAGTTGTTTTCCCATCTAATAGAGCAGAGGTTTCTCAGGAAGAAGCTCAGTTCTTATATGATATAACCAGTGAAGTTCCCGAATCATATAAGGCTGCTGCCGCAAAAAATGAACTTCCAACCAAAGAGGGCTCTCGTGGTTGTATATTTGGTGCAGATGGTGTTCAGCTGATCCAACTTATTGATTTTGGTTCATCAAAAGGGCAAAATGATGACAAAAGATGA
- a CDS encoding protein kinase domain-containing protein, whose product MPLPSIPDYSTCIRTPALIHPLVLKDGHPIEKGSRLIKYSGGFCVVFPYQTPNKKYAVRLWHAEVSDAKRRTQLISDALKKANLPYFVGFEFYEDGIMTTQGMQPLVAMDWVDAQPLKKFLANHITESHVINEIAENFKKMVADLHANHFSHGDLQHGNIMVKPDKSLILVDYDSIYTPNLKGMPDEIKGLVGYQHEARWKNKKASEKADYFSELVIYTSLIALAKMPSLWEKLNMEDTETLLFSGEDIQSYGKSNIFRELKSDSELAHLTNKLCDFMSKSSIDELSPLEEAIASESKRISDKWKNGNGYTEISNEISSTISEKFKKPR is encoded by the coding sequence ATGCCATTACCCAGTATTCCAGATTACAGCACGTGCATTAGAACGCCTGCATTAATACACCCTCTTGTTCTGAAAGATGGGCATCCTATTGAAAAAGGATCTCGTCTTATCAAGTATTCTGGTGGTTTTTGTGTCGTCTTCCCCTATCAGACTCCAAATAAGAAGTATGCTGTACGGCTTTGGCATGCAGAGGTCTCTGACGCAAAACGTAGAACTCAACTTATTTCTGACGCATTAAAAAAGGCGAATCTGCCATACTTTGTTGGATTTGAATTCTATGAAGACGGAATTATGACCACACAAGGCATGCAGCCACTTGTGGCCATGGACTGGGTAGATGCGCAACCCCTAAAGAAGTTCTTGGCAAATCATATCACAGAATCTCATGTGATTAATGAAATAGCAGAGAATTTCAAGAAAATGGTGGCAGATTTGCATGCAAACCATTTCTCTCACGGAGATTTGCAACATGGCAACATTATGGTTAAACCAGACAAATCTCTAATTCTGGTTGACTATGATTCCATCTATACCCCTAATTTAAAAGGGATGCCAGATGAAATTAAAGGCCTCGTTGGGTATCAGCACGAAGCACGGTGGAAGAATAAAAAAGCCTCTGAGAAGGCCGATTACTTTTCTGAACTTGTAATCTACACCAGTCTTATAGCATTGGCCAAGATGCCCTCTCTATGGGAAAAGCTGAATATGGAAGATACTGAGACCCTTTTATTTTCCGGTGAGGATATCCAGTCTTATGGCAAATCAAATATTTTCAGGGAACTTAAGTCAGACTCGGAATTAGCTCATTTGACAAATAAGTTATGCGATTTTATGTCAAAGTCATCCATTGACGAACTTTCCCCATTAGAAGAAGCCATAGCATCTGAAAGTAAAAGAATTTCCGATAAGTGGAAAAATGGAAACGGGTATACCGAAATAAGCAACGAGATATCGTCAACAATATCAGAAAAATTCAAGAAACCCCGATAA
- a CDS encoding serine/threonine-protein kinase: protein MDEHAKNSNFKRDAKGRLIAYTGGFSVVFPYKTSDGKAWAFRCWHSNINYTQKRYKIISEAISKSHLDFLCEIEYIEKGINVDGNIYPTTRMRWIDGVTIKDYICQNKHSKERLRALADNFLKMSRALHSQSLAHGDLQHGNILVDNDHQLHLVDYDSFYCPELNGEADSITGLPDYQHPARKNNKTVSEKLDYFSELIIYLSILAIAENTSLIDKYKVEDSDRLLFSKEDYEDITNSESYKDIQSLGESFQEILDVLAGYLKHNDINELLPFESLLLEKKVIFSASATKVVRHTQRIMLEWNVPFVADVYLKQAGESCEQKYENKGYISKNLVEDSTFELLVKTVNDYIIKKDVSIKVFDECIIDFSADKYYVFPTIPVKLTWDVKHAKSVWIDNDEVETKGTKIIEPQKATTIILTAEDEFGRKKKSLDINMLPIPQVKTILVPTPQIANKTSITIKQPKYNVGVSFPNIEFDIVKTEPPKVPSFKEMGLNTEFPPLPKFSLMNLIRKLLNR, encoded by the coding sequence TTGGATGAACATGCAAAGAATAGCAACTTCAAAAGAGATGCTAAAGGAAGACTTATTGCCTATACTGGAGGGTTTTCAGTAGTTTTCCCCTATAAAACGTCTGATGGAAAGGCGTGGGCTTTCCGCTGCTGGCATTCAAATATTAACTATACTCAAAAACGATATAAAATTATCTCCGAGGCAATTAGCAAATCCCATTTAGACTTCTTATGCGAAATTGAATACATAGAAAAAGGCATTAATGTGGATGGCAACATTTACCCAACGACAAGAATGCGTTGGATTGATGGCGTCACAATAAAAGACTATATCTGTCAAAACAAACATTCAAAGGAACGTCTAAGAGCACTAGCTGACAATTTTCTTAAAATGTCCCGAGCTTTGCATAGCCAATCACTTGCGCATGGAGATTTACAGCACGGTAACATTTTGGTTGATAATGATCATCAACTGCATCTCGTTGATTATGACTCTTTTTATTGTCCAGAACTGAATGGCGAAGCTGATTCTATAACAGGTCTTCCTGATTATCAGCATCCTGCACGAAAAAACAACAAAACAGTATCCGAAAAATTAGATTATTTCTCTGAGCTGATAATCTACCTCAGTATATTGGCAATAGCAGAAAACACTTCCCTAATTGATAAATATAAAGTGGAAGATTCCGATCGCCTTCTCTTCTCTAAAGAAGACTACGAAGACATAACAAATTCGGAAAGTTACAAAGACATTCAATCTCTTGGAGAAAGTTTCCAAGAAATATTAGATGTGCTGGCAGGATATCTAAAACATAATGACATAAATGAATTACTCCCTTTTGAATCTTTATTGTTAGAGAAAAAAGTAATCTTTTCTGCTTCTGCAACAAAAGTAGTCCGCCATACTCAAAGAATAATGTTAGAATGGAATGTTCCTTTTGTAGCAGATGTTTATCTAAAACAAGCAGGAGAAAGCTGTGAACAAAAATACGAGAATAAAGGATATATTTCCAAGAATCTTGTAGAGGATTCCACATTTGAACTATTAGTCAAGACCGTAAATGACTACATTATAAAAAAAGATGTTTCTATTAAAGTCTTTGATGAGTGTATAATTGATTTCTCTGCGGATAAATACTATGTATTTCCTACAATTCCCGTGAAACTAACTTGGGATGTCAAACACGCAAAAAGTGTTTGGATAGATAACGATGAAGTTGAAACTAAAGGCACAAAGATTATTGAACCTCAAAAAGCTACTACCATCATACTTACAGCAGAAGATGAATTTGGAAGAAAGAAGAAAAGTCTTGATATTAACATGTTACCAATACCGCAAGTAAAAACAATATTAGTACCTACTCCGCAGATTGCTAACAAGACCTCTATAACTATAAAGCAACCGAAATATAATGTGGGAGTTTCGTTCCCTAATATAGAATTTGACATTGTGAAGACAGAGCCTCCCAAAGTCCCATCATTCAAAGAGATGGGATTAAATACAGAGTTCCCTCCACTTCCAAAATTTAGTTTAATGAATTTAATAAGAAAATTACTTAACCGATAA
- a CDS encoding DUF4407 domain-containing protein, translating to MNTQIKKTNESEELIKWGGWLNEFLWICSGANRTVLRQCPTDYAKYAGIGGTILFTALMATLSGGYALYFIFHSVEKAILFGIFWGMLIFNLDRFIVNTMYSDGKVTISWREFYSGLPRIIIAIFLGIVISTPLEMKIFEDRINSQLVKDNIERTNASMAEIDKGNELLIKRRDLLEQQKAEILGRLAKANEELIKEVEGAEGRIPGQGPIYKEKVRNKEAIEKELSMWESSYQNELDNIRKQIEVNRTKGNEDISKGNDENGFCVRYEAFSNVKNENSDLKIVSIIVMLLFIIIETAPTFFKMMIASGPYDDYLRAEMYHAKIMSDKRVSDINDEINTEVQISTQRNKERLEAEVLANRELMTRIAKSQAELLQTAIDKWREEELLKIKENPSRYIKTNTVKT from the coding sequence ATGAACACGCAAATAAAAAAGACAAATGAAAGCGAAGAACTAATAAAATGGGGCGGATGGCTCAATGAATTTCTCTGGATATGTTCAGGAGCAAATCGAACCGTTTTAAGACAATGTCCCACTGACTACGCCAAATATGCAGGTATTGGAGGGACTATCTTATTTACAGCGCTAATGGCTACACTTTCAGGTGGCTACGCTCTATATTTTATATTTCATAGTGTAGAAAAGGCTATCTTGTTTGGAATATTTTGGGGAATGCTTATTTTCAATCTTGACAGATTCATTGTAAACACAATGTATTCTGATGGGAAAGTCACAATAAGTTGGAGAGAATTTTATAGCGGTTTACCACGTATCATTATCGCCATATTCTTAGGTATCGTTATCTCTACGCCACTTGAAATGAAGATTTTTGAAGACAGAATAAACTCACAATTAGTCAAGGACAACATTGAAAGAACCAATGCGTCCATGGCAGAAATTGACAAAGGTAACGAACTTCTTATAAAGCGTAGGGATCTGCTTGAACAGCAGAAAGCAGAAATCCTAGGACGATTAGCCAAGGCTAATGAAGAATTAATAAAAGAAGTAGAAGGGGCTGAAGGGAGAATACCTGGACAGGGACCTATATACAAAGAAAAGGTACGAAACAAAGAAGCAATTGAAAAGGAGCTATCAATGTGGGAAAGCTCTTATCAAAATGAACTTGATAATATTAGAAAGCAAATTGAAGTTAATAGAACTAAGGGAAATGAAGATATATCTAAAGGGAATGATGAAAATGGATTCTGTGTTCGCTATGAAGCATTCTCAAATGTAAAGAATGAAAATTCAGACTTGAAAATTGTTTCCATCATTGTAATGCTACTTTTTATAATAATAGAGACAGCACCAACATTCTTTAAGATGATGATTGCCTCTGGTCCATATGACGACTATTTACGCGCAGAAATGTACCACGCCAAAATAATGTCTGATAAACGAGTTTCAGACATTAACGATGAAATAAATACAGAAGTACAGATATCCACGCAAAGAAACAAAGAACGCTTAGAGGCAGAAGTACTTGCGAATAGAGAACTAATGACAAGAATTGCTAAATCACAAGCAGAACTATTACAAACAGCTATTGATAAATGGCGAGAAGAAGAATTACTTAAAATTAAGGAGAATCCGTCTCGATACATCAAGACAAATACAGTGAAAACATAG
- a CDS encoding Crp/Fnr family transcriptional regulator has protein sequence MLEYSLVGCPLFAGMTPAQVEELVVRCVSDVKEFAKGEHVVRQGGVINHLYLLVSGLVRTEMITKDDNVLEIEFIDPVRPLAPAFVFADRNFFPVDVIAMEEKTVLYLIPKSVFQKEMMQNETLLRNFLRINSNIIVFLSGKVQMLSIRSLRMKLAIYLLENTTEKQNTFKWRRTHAQLAEYFGVQRPSLSRTLGEMVADGVIALDKQEVTVLDRRKLQSYM, from the coding sequence ATGTTGGAGTATAGTTTAGTTGGTTGCCCTTTGTTTGCAGGCATGACGCCTGCGCAGGTCGAAGAGTTGGTTGTGCGTTGCGTCTCTGATGTCAAAGAGTTTGCCAAGGGAGAACATGTGGTGAGGCAGGGCGGCGTCATCAATCATCTGTACCTGCTGGTCTCCGGTTTGGTGCGCACGGAGATGATTACCAAAGACGACAATGTGCTCGAAATCGAGTTTATCGACCCGGTGCGTCCGTTGGCTCCGGCCTTTGTTTTTGCCGACCGCAACTTCTTTCCGGTGGATGTGATTGCCATGGAGGAGAAGACGGTTCTTTATCTCATCCCCAAATCGGTGTTTCAGAAAGAGATGATGCAGAACGAGACACTGCTGCGCAATTTTCTCCGCATCAATTCCAATATTATTGTTTTCCTTTCGGGCAAGGTGCAGATGCTGTCCATCCGCAGTTTGCGGATGAAGCTGGCCATCTATCTGTTAGAGAACACCACGGAAAAACAAAACACTTTCAAGTGGCGGCGCACGCATGCCCAACTTGCCGAATATTTCGGAGTGCAACGCCCGTCGCTCTCGCGCACGCTTGGCGAGATGGTGGCCGATGGGGTGATTGCATTGGATAAGCAGGAGGTCACGGTGCTGGACAGGCGGAAGCTGCAAAGCTATATGTAG
- the hcp gene encoding hydroxylamine reductase produces the protein MFCFQCQETAKNQGCTVKGVCGKTADVANLQDLLLFLCKGMACYTVRLRAKGIEIPEVNKFITDSLFMTITNANFDINRFITRIRMAQELRNSVKERLLAEGGTLEGIIFEGASWSGETEAQMHEKAASVGVLATENEDVRSLRELTVYGLKGMAAYAEHAANLKYEDIEIYAFMQRALVAVTDDTLSAEELTALVLETGKYGVQVMALLDKANTSSYGHPEITKVNIGVRKNPGILISGHDLKDMEELLKQTEGTGVDIYTHSEMLPANYYPAFKKYAHFVGNYGSSWWHQTEDFEHFNGVILFTTNCIVPPRKSSTYADRVYTTGASGFDGFKHIADRKDGRPKDFSALIEHAKRCAAPQEIETGEIIGGFAHNQVIALADKVIDAVKSGAIRKFFVMAGCDGRMPGRNYYTEFAEKLPKDTVILTAGCAKYRYNKLPLGDINGIPRVLDAGQCNDSYSLVRIALALKEAFGLDSVNSLPIAYNIAWYEQKAVIVLLALLSLGVKDIHLGPTLPAFLSPNVANVLVNNFGIAGITSADEDMKLFLSA, from the coding sequence ATGTTTTGCTTCCAGTGTCAGGAGACAGCCAAGAATCAAGGCTGTACAGTGAAAGGTGTGTGCGGAAAAACCGCCGATGTGGCCAACCTGCAAGATCTCTTGCTCTTCCTGTGCAAAGGCATGGCGTGCTACACGGTGCGTCTGAGAGCGAAAGGAATAGAAATTCCCGAAGTCAACAAGTTCATCACGGACAGTCTGTTCATGACCATCACCAACGCCAATTTCGACATCAACCGTTTCATCACCCGCATCCGTATGGCACAAGAGTTGCGCAACTCCGTCAAAGAACGCCTGCTCGCCGAAGGCGGAACACTTGAAGGCATCATCTTCGAAGGTGCCTCATGGAGTGGAGAAACCGAAGCCCAGATGCACGAGAAAGCCGCCTCGGTGGGTGTGTTGGCCACGGAGAACGAGGACGTGCGTTCCTTGCGCGAGCTCACCGTCTACGGCCTGAAGGGCATGGCTGCTTATGCCGAACACGCCGCCAACCTGAAGTACGAGGACATTGAGATTTACGCCTTCATGCAACGTGCATTGGTAGCCGTCACAGACGACACCCTCTCCGCCGAAGAGCTGACAGCCCTTGTGCTCGAAACAGGAAAATACGGGGTACAGGTCATGGCGTTGCTCGACAAGGCAAACACTTCTTCATACGGCCATCCCGAAATCACCAAAGTAAACATCGGTGTGCGCAAAAATCCGGGCATCCTCATAAGCGGGCACGACCTGAAGGATATGGAAGAACTCCTGAAACAGACCGAAGGCACAGGCGTCGACATCTACACGCACAGCGAGATGCTGCCTGCCAACTACTATCCGGCATTCAAGAAGTATGCGCACTTCGTAGGCAATTACGGCAGCTCTTGGTGGCATCAGACCGAAGACTTCGAGCACTTCAACGGCGTGATTCTATTCACCACCAACTGCATCGTTCCTCCCCGCAAAAGTTCTACTTACGCCGACCGCGTATATACCACCGGTGCTTCGGGCTTCGACGGGTTCAAGCACATTGCCGACAGAAAAGACGGTCGCCCGAAAGACTTCTCCGCACTGATCGAGCATGCCAAACGCTGTGCGGCTCCTCAAGAGATAGAGACCGGCGAAATCATCGGTGGCTTTGCCCACAATCAGGTGATTGCATTGGCCGATAAGGTGATTGACGCCGTGAAGTCGGGAGCCATCCGCAAGTTCTTCGTCATGGCAGGCTGCGACGGACGCATGCCGGGACGCAACTACTACACCGAGTTTGCCGAGAAATTGCCGAAAGATACCGTCATCCTCACTGCCGGATGTGCCAAGTATCGCTACAACAAGCTCCCGTTGGGCGATATCAACGGCATTCCCCGCGTGCTCGACGCCGGACAATGCAACGACAGCTACTCGCTTGTACGCATCGCCCTCGCACTGAAAGAAGCCTTCGGCCTCGACAGCGTGAACAGCCTGCCCATCGCCTACAACATTGCTTGGTACGAGCAAAAGGCGGTCATCGTATTGCTGGCCCTGCTCTCGCTCGGAGTAAAAGACATCCACCTCGGGCCTACATTGCCCGCATTCCTCTCGCCCAACGTGGCCAACGTACTGGTGAACAACTTCGGCATTGCCGGCATCACCTCCGCAGACGAGGACATGAAACTCTTTTTAAGTGCATAA
- a CDS encoding cupin domain-containing protein, translating to MKIYEKATVIALEDSIEYTEGGVISKQVTKNEAGNITLFSFDKGQGLSEHTANFDAFVQILDGAAEIRIDGTPRLLKKGDCIIMPAGHPHALQAVERFKMLLTMIRGSEQN from the coding sequence ATGAAAATATACGAAAAAGCCACAGTCATCGCCCTGGAAGATTCGATAGAATACACGGAGGGCGGAGTCATCAGCAAGCAGGTCACGAAGAACGAAGCGGGCAACATCACCTTGTTCTCGTTCGACAAGGGACAGGGACTGAGCGAACACACGGCCAATTTCGACGCATTCGTGCAAATACTGGACGGCGCAGCGGAAATCCGCATCGACGGAACACCCCGACTGCTGAAGAAAGGCGATTGCATCATCATGCCTGCCGGACATCCGCACGCACTGCAAGCCGTAGAGAGATTTAAAATGTTATTAACCATGATTCGCGGCAGCGAACAAAACTAA